In Bythopirellula goksoeyrii, a single window of DNA contains:
- a CDS encoding ADP-ribosylglycohydrolase family protein: MNFRQLALVLGILFLTVGQVSNAADVGSESPVVQISDEVLQDKIRGGLLAQILGNLNGLPHEFKYLDEPGNVANYVPSLPEGARTDDDTDLEWVIVSEIARSGQVELPPARIVELWKTHINRAIWCANRYARDLMEIGLEPPLTGSSVLNPWSEFNIAGQFGCESFGLMAPAMPQTASRIGLHYTRIVIDGEPAQATQLFTAMIATAFVTSDIEEILDAGIASVDPRSNVATIVGEVRDLHAQHPEDWRIARKSIKERLQVHNGSFRDQNGYELNTAATVAALLYGEGDLVETMQLAFNFGWDCDNNAATSGTILGVIKGRKWMDEQGWDIRDVYRNTTRDAMPSDETISGFENKLIDCARLVILNNDGSESKQSGQLTYQIRTQPPASVERLASPSAEQSALRNQFVEQLPSDLLKSGPDAARAAYLAICLGEADTLDQSDPRAWSNGLRELKKYPAVIRNLFAAPLPAAARIQQNGRQAGLEAPAIPKIDEQGWWQIAGNPDLGELTSDKQEPVDFGIWQAADGTWQLWSCIRNTKEDGVTRLFHRWEGSNLTDSNWKPLGIAMRADPDFGERRGGLQAPYVIRQGDKYLMFYGDWVNICLAESDDGKAFRRASIGSKGPQLFTEGEGNNARDAMLLEIDGNWHCYYSAMPGLKGAMFVRRSRNLRDWSHSSPVKVLSGGTPGSQWYQAECPHVVSHGGYFYLFRTSNYKGKPITTVYRSADPTDFGIEDDSKIVATLAVAAPEIIVRDGKYWLAALNPQLDGIRVTRLRFVPEQQP, encoded by the coding sequence ATGAATTTTAGGCAGCTTGCTCTTGTACTTGGTATCCTGTTCCTCACTGTGGGACAGGTTTCCAACGCGGCCGATGTCGGCAGCGAAAGCCCTGTTGTCCAGATCTCGGATGAAGTACTCCAAGATAAGATACGAGGAGGCTTGCTCGCTCAGATTCTCGGCAACTTGAACGGGCTTCCACATGAATTCAAATATCTAGATGAGCCCGGAAATGTGGCGAACTATGTCCCTTCGCTACCGGAAGGTGCTCGCACAGACGACGACACGGATTTGGAATGGGTAATCGTTTCGGAGATTGCGCGAAGCGGACAGGTAGAACTGCCGCCAGCGAGAATTGTCGAGCTATGGAAGACGCACATCAATAGAGCAATCTGGTGCGCCAACCGATATGCGCGCGATCTTATGGAAATCGGATTGGAACCTCCCCTCACCGGCAGCAGCGTGCTCAATCCTTGGTCGGAATTCAATATTGCGGGACAATTTGGCTGTGAATCATTCGGACTCATGGCGCCGGCCATGCCGCAGACAGCCTCTCGGATCGGTCTTCACTACACCCGTATTGTAATTGATGGTGAACCCGCTCAGGCAACACAGCTTTTTACTGCGATGATCGCCACTGCCTTTGTTACTAGCGACATCGAGGAAATCCTGGATGCCGGCATCGCAAGTGTCGACCCACGATCAAACGTGGCCACGATTGTCGGCGAAGTTAGGGACCTTCATGCTCAACATCCCGAAGACTGGCGAATTGCTCGAAAGTCAATCAAAGAGCGGTTGCAGGTTCATAATGGAAGCTTCCGCGATCAGAACGGCTACGAGTTGAATACCGCCGCAACAGTCGCCGCCCTTCTTTACGGAGAAGGCGATCTGGTTGAAACAATGCAACTCGCCTTCAACTTCGGCTGGGACTGTGACAACAACGCTGCCACATCCGGGACGATTCTCGGCGTAATCAAAGGCCGGAAATGGATGGATGAACAAGGTTGGGATATCAGGGACGTCTACCGGAACACGACTCGTGATGCGATGCCAAGCGATGAAACTATCTCGGGATTCGAAAACAAGCTTATTGACTGCGCAAGGCTGGTTATATTGAACAATGATGGTTCAGAATCCAAACAGAGCGGCCAACTCACCTATCAGATACGCACCCAGCCGCCAGCCAGCGTCGAACGACTGGCCTCGCCCTCTGCTGAGCAGTCGGCTTTGCGCAACCAGTTTGTAGAGCAGCTGCCGAGCGATCTATTGAAATCGGGACCTGATGCTGCCCGAGCAGCCTATCTAGCAATCTGTCTTGGCGAAGCCGATACCCTCGATCAGTCTGATCCACGCGCATGGAGCAATGGTCTCCGCGAATTGAAGAAATATCCGGCTGTGATACGCAATCTCTTCGCAGCACCGCTCCCGGCAGCCGCACGGATTCAGCAAAATGGCAGACAGGCTGGGCTTGAAGCACCAGCCATACCGAAAATCGACGAGCAAGGATGGTGGCAAATTGCAGGCAATCCAGACCTCGGCGAATTAACAAGTGATAAACAAGAGCCAGTAGACTTTGGGATCTGGCAGGCGGCAGACGGCACCTGGCAGTTATGGTCGTGCATTCGCAATACAAAGGAAGACGGTGTCACGCGTCTATTCCATCGCTGGGAGGGAAGTAATCTCACCGATTCCAATTGGAAACCATTGGGCATTGCTATGCGAGCTGACCCCGATTTTGGCGAAAGGCGGGGTGGCTTGCAGGCACCCTATGTAATTAGACAGGGTGACAAGTATCTGATGTTTTATGGCGATTGGGTCAATATCTGCCTAGCGGAAAGTGATGATGGAAAAGCATTTCGCCGGGCTTCGATAGGCAGCAAGGGTCCCCAGCTTTTTACTGAGGGCGAAGGGAATAATGCTCGTGACGCCATGCTGTTGGAAATCGACGGGAATTGGCACTGCTACTACTCGGCCATGCCCGGTCTCAAAGGTGCCATGTTTGTTCGTCGCTCGCGCAACTTACGTGACTGGTCCCATTCGTCGCCCGTCAAGGTACTCTCTGGCGGAACACCTGGATCACAGTGGTATCAAGCCGAATGTCCTCACGTAGTCAGTCATGGTGGCTACTTTTACTTGTTTCGCACTTCGAACTACAAAGGAAAACCTATTACGACCGTCTATCGATCAGCAGACCCCACAGATTTCGGTATCGAGGACGACTCGAAAATAGTCGCGACACTTGCTGTTGCTGCTCCTGAAATCATAGTTCGCGACGGTAAGTATTGGCTTGCCGCTCTCAATCCGCAACTTGACGGCATTCGAGTAACACGACTGCGATTTGTCCCCGAGCAACAGCCTTAG
- a CDS encoding GNAT family N-acetyltransferase, which translates to MAEVIEINSLEELQSYQLAWNALHLQTPQASFFQTYDWFVTFWKHYGKNQQMRVLIVRASDSTIGIVPLCIVKKQHRLTKVRVLTYPLSDWGMWYGPLGPNRSATLFMAMQHLRNTSRNWDAIELCWTPDHSGTGDVTRRAMSAVGWQPQADPYQESSVIRFAGSNWDEYRQGLSKKWRHEIGRQTRKLQQEGEVEFIRHRPQPASQGDGDPRWDLFDQCVDVSRESWQASVTQGNTLCHGSVLGFLTECHAHAARLGMLDLAILQFNGKPVAYQYNYYSQGEISGLRMGYLTSERDLGVGKVLLSKFLEDSFERGDQSLDLGMGDYDFKRRFRTDVETSYRYSYYPWNAFRAQGVRLTHWLKSRLTRECQENETKAKPAIA; encoded by the coding sequence ATGGCTGAAGTCATCGAAATCAACTCGCTCGAAGAACTTCAATCCTATCAATTGGCTTGGAATGCGCTCCATCTGCAGACTCCCCAAGCCTCCTTCTTTCAGACCTACGACTGGTTTGTCACATTCTGGAAGCACTATGGCAAGAACCAGCAGATGCGAGTTTTGATCGTCCGTGCCAGCGATTCGACGATTGGCATCGTTCCCCTCTGCATCGTAAAGAAACAACATCGCCTCACCAAAGTGCGGGTACTCACTTATCCCTTGAGTGATTGGGGAATGTGGTACGGGCCGCTGGGGCCCAATCGGTCGGCTACCCTTTTCATGGCGATGCAACATCTGCGCAACACGTCTCGCAATTGGGACGCAATTGAACTCTGTTGGACACCGGACCACTCCGGCACTGGCGACGTGACGCGTCGAGCGATGTCTGCTGTGGGTTGGCAGCCACAGGCTGACCCGTATCAAGAAAGCTCTGTCATTCGATTTGCGGGTTCTAATTGGGACGAGTACAGGCAAGGGCTCTCCAAGAAATGGCGGCATGAAATCGGCCGACAGACGCGCAAGCTCCAACAGGAAGGTGAAGTGGAGTTTATTCGTCATCGTCCCCAGCCCGCATCCCAAGGAGATGGAGATCCTCGTTGGGATCTGTTCGATCAATGCGTCGATGTATCGCGGGAGAGTTGGCAAGCTTCGGTCACCCAAGGGAACACACTTTGCCACGGAAGTGTGCTTGGTTTCCTTACCGAATGTCATGCTCATGCAGCGCGGCTCGGCATGCTCGATTTAGCAATCTTGCAGTTCAATGGCAAACCGGTTGCGTACCAGTACAACTATTACTCTCAAGGTGAGATTAGTGGTTTGCGCATGGGATATCTAACCTCCGAGCGAGATTTGGGAGTTGGAAAGGTTTTGCTTTCCAAATTTCTCGAAGACAGTTTTGAGCGGGGAGACCAATCGTTGGACCTTGGCATGGGAGACTACGACTTCAAGCGACGATTTCGCACCGATGTTGAAACGAGCTATCGATATAGCTACTACCCGTGGAATGCTTTCCGAGCCCAAGGGGTGCGACTAACACACTGGCTCAAATCGCGACTGACGAGAGAATGCCAAGAAAACGAAACAAAAGCGAAACCAGCGATCGCGTAG
- a CDS encoding tetratricopeptide repeat protein, whose protein sequence is MILSLRRSFALLVVCLMSLCWPSISRGQFVPGLLTETIPSQAYFEAFNDLYRGEYRDALRALNREARGSIRIGVTERWIDAICYHAAWGEVLYHAGQPALALEQFDQACSMFLQDPKWMLQVNFTSDPRPDASLGRTAIPWGTSTRQFILGDIPETLPIQMGDDLATQNQVAQQGGVLRQMQMWQINVMEIVRATSLAIRRRNELLGPLAVHDPISREMVNKLSSGIAPPNHWSNAWADLQLGLAYAGQGNLDQANSMLKRAERLAGRFDHPLTCVALLEQGRLAMEAGKFDLADRLFAEASYSAFYYEDAGVIDEAFRLASQNRLAAPNPEPNPALDNAAAWARRERFDHIFARLCFARAEEWMNSENWREAASTLQTGQARLGDARTGLLGNWSQFLEARVLAELGKPTAINVLNEALANQMAMSNRMLQLQLADRWFDQQQLRASSANDVYGKLLSDPHAVDWAFRPLETMAIMKAPLDGSFDRWLIALLERRDKLAALEVSDLAKRRRFFRSLPLGGRIAALRQTLESPSNTLSPAERTLQHDLLMRFPNYQDLLKSGRQIQNQLREQWKPKMSNEDQQALSKLWKKWSENLAERERLLGKMSLGRTTSQFGFPQIVSIAELQGVLKPGQAVVIFHETAGDLLGFLVTDRASTSWNCGPSGAIARSLSQFLRDLGSGDRNNPINEKQLESTDWMESGQELFHALFDGSSIDPDSMDELVVVPDGLVWYVPLNAIPIKLEDRTVPLTSLSRIRVVPTMGLAFGHAEPWRRVQHSSIIGDELVPGDKDDTKAELLEPLQTAMPNLIELPDPTPVSTPVIASLLDALVVLDEFDIDRNEPLAWSPIPNAREGHDGELAAWLALPLRGPQRMVFPGAHTIAENGGKTSRRRGSQAPPGNELFLASCGLMSTGAQTILLSRWIVGGESTMQLVREFVQELHRTSAADAWQRCIEVAKVIQLEPGLEPRVSLGNVDELPTAEHPFFWSGYLLVDTGEPPLPPPAKSDKEQADKTEAPPEKPVPK, encoded by the coding sequence ATGATTCTATCTCTTCGACGATCTTTTGCGCTCCTTGTGGTGTGCTTGATGTCGCTGTGCTGGCCTAGCATTTCCCGGGGCCAATTTGTACCCGGGCTACTCACAGAAACGATACCCAGCCAAGCCTATTTCGAGGCCTTCAACGACCTCTATCGCGGCGAATACCGCGATGCCTTGCGGGCTCTCAATCGTGAAGCACGCGGGTCCATTCGAATCGGGGTAACTGAGCGGTGGATCGACGCAATTTGCTATCACGCTGCATGGGGCGAGGTTCTTTACCATGCAGGTCAACCAGCGCTTGCCTTGGAACAGTTCGATCAGGCCTGCTCGATGTTTCTGCAAGATCCGAAATGGATGCTGCAGGTCAATTTCACTTCCGATCCTCGCCCCGATGCAAGTCTCGGCCGTACGGCCATCCCTTGGGGGACCAGCACTCGGCAATTCATCCTGGGCGACATTCCGGAGACGCTTCCTATCCAGATGGGCGATGATCTTGCGACACAGAATCAAGTCGCGCAACAAGGTGGGGTGCTGCGTCAGATGCAAATGTGGCAAATCAATGTGATGGAGATTGTCCGAGCTACATCGCTTGCTATTCGGCGTCGCAATGAACTGCTTGGCCCCTTGGCAGTTCACGATCCTATTTCTCGTGAGATGGTCAACAAGCTCTCAAGTGGTATCGCTCCCCCCAACCATTGGTCCAATGCCTGGGCCGACTTGCAATTGGGACTTGCCTACGCCGGGCAGGGCAATCTGGATCAGGCCAACAGTATGTTGAAACGTGCCGAGCGACTAGCTGGTCGATTCGATCACCCTCTCACCTGCGTTGCCCTGCTGGAGCAAGGTAGGCTCGCAATGGAAGCAGGCAAGTTCGATCTAGCGGACCGGTTATTCGCCGAGGCTAGTTACTCAGCTTTCTACTACGAAGATGCCGGGGTGATTGATGAAGCCTTTCGGCTAGCGAGTCAGAATCGTCTCGCTGCACCCAATCCTGAACCAAACCCAGCGCTCGACAATGCCGCCGCCTGGGCTCGTCGCGAACGGTTTGATCACATCTTTGCCCGACTATGCTTTGCAAGGGCCGAAGAATGGATGAACTCGGAAAACTGGCGCGAGGCAGCCTCCACGTTGCAAACGGGGCAAGCTCGCCTCGGCGATGCACGTACGGGACTGCTGGGCAACTGGTCTCAGTTCCTTGAGGCCCGCGTGCTTGCTGAACTGGGTAAACCGACTGCCATCAATGTGCTTAATGAAGCACTTGCCAATCAAATGGCAATGTCCAATCGCATGTTGCAGTTGCAATTGGCAGATCGATGGTTCGATCAACAGCAGTTGCGCGCTAGCTCTGCAAACGACGTGTATGGCAAATTGCTCAGCGACCCGCATGCGGTGGATTGGGCTTTTCGGCCTTTGGAAACGATGGCCATCATGAAGGCACCGTTGGATGGCTCTTTCGACCGCTGGTTGATTGCGCTTCTGGAACGCAGAGACAAGTTGGCAGCCTTGGAGGTGTCTGACCTTGCCAAGCGTCGCCGCTTTTTCCGTTCACTCCCGTTGGGGGGACGCATCGCAGCACTCCGCCAAACCCTCGAAAGCCCCTCGAACACTCTCTCCCCCGCAGAGCGCACCTTGCAACACGATCTCTTGATGCGCTTTCCCAACTATCAAGACTTGCTCAAATCTGGGCGGCAGATTCAGAACCAACTCCGTGAGCAATGGAAGCCCAAGATGAGCAACGAGGACCAGCAGGCACTATCCAAGCTCTGGAAAAAGTGGTCGGAAAATCTTGCCGAGCGTGAGCGTCTGTTAGGCAAGATGAGCTTGGGTCGAACTACGAGCCAATTTGGGTTTCCTCAAATTGTCTCTATCGCTGAGTTGCAAGGCGTGCTCAAGCCTGGTCAGGCAGTAGTCATTTTTCATGAGACGGCCGGTGACCTACTTGGATTCCTGGTTACCGACCGCGCTTCGACAAGTTGGAACTGCGGACCCAGTGGTGCGATTGCCCGCTCGTTAAGCCAATTTCTGCGCGATCTGGGAAGCGGCGATCGCAATAATCCCATCAATGAAAAACAGTTGGAGTCGACTGACTGGATGGAGTCTGGCCAGGAATTATTCCACGCGTTGTTCGATGGCTCTTCGATCGATCCCGACTCGATGGATGAACTGGTTGTCGTGCCGGACGGATTGGTCTGGTATGTGCCTCTCAATGCGATTCCGATTAAACTTGAGGACCGCACCGTCCCGCTTACTTCACTCTCGCGAATTCGAGTCGTCCCTACAATGGGATTGGCCTTCGGTCATGCCGAGCCTTGGAGACGCGTGCAGCACTCAAGCATCATCGGCGATGAACTCGTGCCAGGAGATAAAGACGATACAAAAGCCGAATTGCTCGAGCCACTGCAGACGGCGATGCCGAATTTGATCGAATTGCCGGACCCAACTCCCGTATCGACTCCAGTGATTGCTTCGCTATTAGATGCGTTGGTTGTGCTCGATGAGTTTGACATCGACCGCAATGAACCGCTCGCTTGGTCGCCGATCCCTAATGCCCGCGAGGGACACGACGGGGAGCTTGCTGCCTGGTTGGCCTTGCCGCTGCGTGGTCCCCAACGGATGGTTTTTCCCGGCGCACACACGATCGCCGAAAACGGCGGCAAGACATCCCGCCGACGAGGGAGCCAAGCCCCGCCGGGCAACGAATTATTTCTGGCCAGTTGTGGCCTCATGTCGACCGGTGCGCAGACGATTCTGCTCAGCCGGTGGATAGTCGGCGGTGAATCTACCATGCAGCTCGTCCGCGAATTTGTGCAGGAACTCCATCGCACCTCCGCTGCCGATGCCTGGCAACGCTGCATTGAAGTCGCCAAAGTAATTCAGTTGGAACCGGGGTTGGAGCCCAGGGTGAGCTTGGGAAATGTTGATGAACTGCCTACCGCAGAGCATCCTTTTTTCTGGTCCGGCTATTTGCTTGTAGATACGGGCGAACCTCCCCTGCCTCCCCCTGCAAAATCT